Proteins encoded by one window of Polaribacter haliotis:
- a CDS encoding Gfo/Idh/MocA family protein → MKKIKWGIIGLGKIANKFAEDLGTIKDVELVAVASRSMDNANEFAKKFNAKKAYNSYEDLAKDPEVEAIYIATPHSFHKEHAVLCLQNKKAVLCEKPFAMNLKEVAEMIAVAKENNTLLMEALWTYFLPHYKFALEFLQQEKLGKVIELQADFGFHPTYNEESRVFKKEVGGGSLLDIGIYPIFAALSTLGNPKNIKANATFFENGADSTCSMVFEYENSKAILKSTLLEETKTEAIFTCEKGKLIINRQFHAPSSVTIISEGKEETIQFENKTNGYNFETEHFNQLIRDGKKESNIMTFDFSKNLMKTLDDVRGVIGLKY, encoded by the coding sequence ATGAAAAAGATTAAATGGGGAATAATTGGTTTAGGAAAAATCGCCAATAAATTTGCAGAAGATTTAGGAACAATTAAAGATGTAGAATTAGTTGCAGTAGCTTCTCGAAGCATGGATAATGCAAACGAATTTGCAAAGAAATTCAATGCAAAAAAAGCTTATAATTCTTATGAAGATTTAGCAAAAGACCCAGAAGTGGAAGCTATTTACATTGCAACTCCACATAGTTTTCATAAAGAACATGCTGTACTTTGTTTGCAAAATAAAAAAGCAGTTTTATGTGAGAAACCATTTGCAATGAACTTAAAAGAAGTTGCTGAAATGATTGCAGTAGCCAAAGAAAATAATACTTTGTTAATGGAGGCTTTGTGGACTTATTTTTTGCCACACTATAAATTTGCTTTAGAATTTTTGCAACAAGAAAAATTAGGTAAAGTAATTGAATTACAAGCCGATTTTGGTTTCCATCCAACCTACAATGAAGAGAGCAGAGTTTTTAAGAAAGAAGTTGGTGGAGGAAGTTTGTTAGATATTGGAATTTATCCAATTTTTGCAGCTTTATCAACTTTAGGAAACCCAAAAAATATAAAAGCAAATGCAACTTTTTTCGAAAATGGAGCAGACTCCACTTGTTCTATGGTTTTTGAATATGAAAATTCAAAAGCAATTTTAAAAAGTACGTTGTTAGAAGAAACAAAAACAGAAGCTATTTTTACTTGCGAAAAAGGAAAACTAATTATTAACAGACAATTTCACGCACCAAGTTCTGTAACCATTATTTCAGAAGGAAAAGAAGAAACTATTCAGTTTGAAAATAAAACCAATGGTTATAATTTCGAAACAGAACATTTTAATCAGCTTATAAGAGATGGTAAAAAAGAAAGCAATATTATGACTTTCGATTTTTCTAAAAACTTAATGAAAACCTTGGATGATGTTAGAGGTGTTATTGGTTTGAAGTATTAA